A window from Micromonospora profundi encodes these proteins:
- a CDS encoding helix-turn-helix domain-containing protein, whose product MANEDSVALAAVGPRLRALRQQRGTTLTQLAELTGISVSTLSRLESGNRKPTLELLLPLARAHQVPLDELVDSPVAGDPRVRPKPIVRHGITFLPLTRRPGGVQAFKLIFPPDASAGERNQQSHEGYEWLYVLSGRLRLLLGENDLTLTEGEVAEFDTRIPHRILNPGPGTAEALVLFGPQGERLHVRARPASGEQR is encoded by the coding sequence ATGGCAAACGAGGACAGTGTGGCGCTGGCCGCTGTCGGCCCCCGGCTACGCGCCCTGCGCCAGCAACGCGGGACGACCCTGACCCAGCTCGCCGAACTGACCGGCATCTCGGTGAGCACCCTCTCCCGGCTGGAATCCGGAAACCGCAAGCCCACCCTGGAGTTGCTGCTCCCGCTGGCCAGGGCCCACCAGGTGCCCCTGGACGAGCTGGTGGACTCTCCGGTCGCCGGCGACCCCCGCGTACGCCCCAAGCCGATCGTCCGGCACGGCATCACCTTCCTGCCGCTGACCCGCCGGCCGGGCGGCGTCCAGGCGTTCAAACTGATCTTCCCCCCGGACGCCTCCGCCGGTGAGCGGAACCAGCAGTCCCACGAGGGCTACGAGTGGCTCTACGTGCTCTCCGGCCGGCTACGCCTGCTGCTCGGCGAGAACGACCTGACGCTGACCGAGGGTGAGGTCGCCGAGTTCGACACCCGCATCCCGCACCGCATCCTCAACCCCGGTCCCGGCACGGCCGAGGCGCTCGTCCTGTTCGGGCCGCAGGGGGAGCGGCTGCACGTCCGCGCCCGCCCCGCCTCCGGCGAACAGCGGTAG